Sequence from the Candidatus Palauibacter scopulicola genome:
CGGGAGCGTGAGAAGATCCTCGGCGGGATTGAGGATGCCCGCCGATTCCGCAGCCGTCGGCATCCCATCCTTCATCCCGTCTGCAGCGAGGTCGGCGAAGGCGGTGGCGCCAGCGGCCTCGCCGAAGACGAAGATCTCTTCGATACCCGTTCGCGCCGCGACCGTGTGCGCCCTCTCGAGGAGCGGAGGGACGGTGATGAACCAGCGAGCGGCGGAATCGTTCAACTGGGAGACGAGTTCGTCATCCGTGCTGAGAGGGTTCAGCGTCGTGCTGCAGCCGCCGGCCATGCCGGCCGCGAGGAACGCCGTCGCGTACTCGGGCACGTTCGGGCTGCAGATGGCGACCACGCCTCCCCGCCCCAGCCCGCGGGACGCGAGGCCCCGCGCCGCGGCGCGCGCCTGATCCCGGAGTTGACCGTAGGTCACCACCCGGCCGCTCGGTCCTTCGATGAACGCGGGCTTGTCCCGGCGATCCCCGAGGGAACCCAGGAGATAATCGGAGAACGACTGGTCCGGGACGACGATCGGGGGGTGGGGGCTCTGGAAGATCATCGCGGGAAGATCGGCGCATCGGCGGCGGCGCGGCAAGGCGGCCGCAAACCCTCGCGCGGCTGCGCCCGCCTCCGCGAGCGGATAGACTCGTGGGCCAGGTGAATCGGACCCGGGGCATAGAGTGACATTCAACCGCAAAATCCTTCTGTGTGTCGTGGCCCTCGCCCTGGGTGCGCTCTTCATCCGCCTCGGGTTCTGGCAACTCGACCGGCATGGCGAACGGAGCGCCGGGGTGCGCGCGCGCGCGGAGCGCGCCGTCGCCCCACGGCTCGAGTGGCTCGGCCCCGGCGACGTGCCTCCCGACACGGCGGGCCTCATCGGCCGCCGCGCGCGGCTCGCCGGCCGGTGGGACCGGGAGGGCGAAGTCATCCTCCGGAGCCGCACCCTGGACGGGCGGGCCGGCGCGGAGGTGCTAACCCCCTTCCTGGTCGGCGGCGACGCCGGGCAGGTCGTGATGGTCCTGCGCGGCTGGCTGCCGGCGCCCGACGGCCTCCGCCCCGACCTCGCGTCCGGGTGGTCGGATCCTCCCGGCCCGGCGGAAGACCCCGCCAACCCTCGGAGGGAAGCCCT
This genomic interval carries:
- a CDS encoding SURF1 family protein, giving the protein MTFNRKILLCVVALALGALFIRLGFWQLDRHGERSAGVRARAERAVAPRLEWLGPGDVPPDTAGLIGRRARLAGRWDREGEVILRSRTLDGRAGAEVLTPFLVGGDAGQVVMVLRGWLPAPDGLRPDLASGWSDPPGPAEDPANPRREALPPATVQGVFVSSRDGRGGQPLRAEIAGARHLAIAGLDLALIREQTALAPTPHVLRADDPPPGATLRPARALETDAGPHLSYAIQWFAFAVIGLGGTAILLRSSSDGTSPSERKRP